Proteins from one Mercurialis annua linkage group LG7, ddMerAnnu1.2, whole genome shotgun sequence genomic window:
- the LOC130014838 gene encoding uncharacterized protein LOC130014838, whose product MTRLTKKQVEKINAASELSDDGQEVHESFLDDQEKTETNKQSCEGKPRNGRMGSRVSSRKFVVVTDNDGNESLQTAPQSLEDHLIQLSHYKGKPRGDCALSAIAEALNKEVRVEFVDKNYATLLYVCLFCITNRKGCARELLLASQVIGLLGMIVEDEDCAHEIYRDFITLFLEDLVSDSKKIKILDSLAIVTFFGAKNVEETEKAMHIIWNFLIGHKHSATALAAAISAWSFLLSSMEGWKINQNYWKGAIAYLSNLLEEDDDECVYVAAAEALALIFETDSIDKFSTDDSFKQGLKESITEKLRCQAMKATENVEKQDAIKDILEHFEAAGISSEAYAEFGGDELVLSTWTQRIQLKFVKSFLGEDGFARHMKENEILQSVFEFTPVDDYSRDKVCSPERTEMTLRFFEKIDCSMLSFMSKEKKQLLKRMTLSSNSCLNKARTRLLNKQRMLQLGNDYED is encoded by the coding sequence ATGACGAGGTTAACCAAAAAGCAAGTTGAGAAGATAAATGCTGCTTCTGAACTCAGTGACGATGGACAGGAAGTGCATGAGAGTTTTCTTGATGATCAAGAAAAGACAGAAACAAATAAGCAAAGTTGTGAGGGGAAGCCAAGAAACGGGCGAATGGGCAGCCGCGTCAGTAGTCGAAAATTTGTTGTGGTTACTGATAACGATGGTAATGAGAGTCTTCAAACTGCGCCTCAATCGCTAGAGGATCATTTGATTCAGCTGTCTCATTATAAAGGTAAACCAAGAGGCGATTGTGCATTGTCGGCTATTGCTGAGGCTCTAAACAAGGAAGTGAGAGTTGAATTTGTTGACAAGAATTATGCTACGCTGTTGTATGTTTGCCTATTCTGCATAACCAATAGGAAAGGTTGTGCGAGAGAGTTATTATTGGCATCCCAAGTAATTGGATTGTTGGGGATGATTGTGGAAGACGAGGACTGTGCACATGAGATTTATCGAGACTTTATTACTCTATTTTTAGAGGATCTTGTTTCTGATTCCAAGAAGATAAAGATTTTGGATTCTTTGGCCATTGTAACTTTTTTCGGTGCCAAGAATGTTGAGGAGACAGAAAAAGCTATGCACATCATATGGAATTTCCTGATTGGCCACAAGCATTCGGCAACTGCTCTAGCTGCAGCAATTTCTGCTTGGTCCTTTCTTCTTTCCTCAATGGAAGGTTGGAAGATTAATCAAAACTACTGGAAAGGCGCAATTGCGTACCTGTCAAATCTGCTGGAGGAGGATGATGATGAATGTGTCTATGTCGCGGCAGCTGAGGCATTGGCGCTGATATTCGAGACTGATAGCATAGACAAGTTCTCAACTGACGATTCGTTCAAACAGGGGTTGAAAGAAAGCATAACAGAAAAGCTGAGGTGCCAGGCTATGAAAGCAACTGAAAATGTGGAAAAACAAGACGCAATAAAGGATATTTTGGAACATTTTGAGGCTGCAGGTATATCCTCGGAAGCATATGCAGAATTTGGAGGAGATGAACTGGTGTTGTCGACATGGACTCAGAGAATACAGCTGAAGTTTGTCAAGAGTTTTCTCGGAGAAGATGGATTTGCTAGGCatatgaaagaaaatgaaatccTGCAGTCTGTTTTCGAGTTTACACCCGTTGATGATTATTCTAGAGATAAAGTTTGCTCACCGGAGAGAACAGAGATGACTCTTCGCTTCTTCGAGAAGATAGACTGCTCGATGCTATCTTTCATGAGCAAAGAGAAGAAACAGCTCCTCAAGAGAATGACATTGTCGTCCAACTCTTGCTTGAATAAGGCCAGGACTCGATTACTGAACAAGCAGAGAATGCTACAGTTAGGGAATGACTATGAAGATTAA